A stretch of the Bacillus sp. FJAT-18017 genome encodes the following:
- a CDS encoding OsmC family protein: MEFFMKEEGFYGDLPYGRLDVSGKDGAGHRPYQLMVASIAVCSGGVLRKILTKKRIDIEDIKIQAEVDRADGGTGKIERIHIHYIIRGRQLDETQIQKAIDVAAKNCPMAQSVAGSITIKETFELLSS; encoded by the coding sequence GTGGAGTTCTTTATGAAGGAAGAAGGCTTTTATGGGGATTTGCCTTATGGACGCCTTGATGTCTCTGGCAAGGACGGTGCCGGGCACAGGCCATACCAATTGATGGTTGCCTCAATTGCGGTCTGCAGCGGCGGAGTACTGAGAAAAATTTTAACAAAGAAACGCATTGATATTGAGGATATAAAAATCCAAGCTGAGGTTGACCGAGCGGATGGCGGGACTGGCAAAATTGAGCGTATTCACATCCATTATATAATTAGGGGCCGGCAGCTTGACGAAACACAGATTCAAAAGGCAATTGATGTTGCTGCAAAAAACTGCCCGATGGCTCAGTCAGTCGCCGGCAGTATCACAATCAAGGAAACCTTCGAATTACTATCGTCTTAA
- the cax gene encoding calcium/proton exchanger: protein MILTFVGVPLSVIGSLMHWPSTLLFVIYCLTIVALASFMGRATESLAVIAGPRIGGLLNATFGNAVELIISIFALKAGLTGVVLASLTGSVLGNLLLVAGLSFFIGGVKFKRQVFNVHDARHNSGLLMFAVVVAFVIPEVFSMGMSESKTISLSIGISIILIALYLAALFFKLVTHRGVYQSENNGEHSHEEPEWSKGKAILVLALATIAVAYVSENLVHTFEAVAHSFGWTELFIGVIIVAIVGNAAEHASAIIFAYKNKMDIAVEIAIGSTLQIAMFVAPVLVLISLLFAEAMPLVFTLPELVAMVSSVLLMVIISNDGESNWFEGLTLLAAYVIMGIGFFLL, encoded by the coding sequence ATGATTCTTACCTTTGTCGGCGTTCCGCTGTCTGTAATTGGGAGCCTTATGCACTGGCCAAGTACGCTATTATTTGTCATTTACTGTTTAACGATTGTCGCGCTCGCTAGCTTCATGGGGCGCGCGACTGAGAGCCTTGCAGTCATTGCGGGTCCGAGGATTGGCGGCCTATTGAACGCAACCTTTGGGAACGCGGTCGAGCTGATCATTTCAATTTTCGCATTAAAGGCCGGTCTGACAGGCGTTGTGCTTGCATCACTCACCGGTTCGGTACTTGGGAACCTGCTGCTTGTCGCTGGATTGTCCTTTTTCATTGGTGGAGTAAAGTTCAAGCGCCAGGTTTTCAACGTTCATGATGCACGCCACAACTCGGGGCTGCTTATGTTTGCGGTTGTAGTTGCGTTTGTTATTCCTGAAGTTTTTTCAATGGGAATGAGTGAAAGTAAAACAATTTCATTAAGTATCGGAATTTCTATTATCTTAATTGCACTTTATCTTGCGGCACTATTTTTCAAGCTTGTTACTCACCGCGGGGTTTATCAGAGTGAAAATAACGGGGAACATAGCCATGAGGAACCGGAATGGAGCAAAGGGAAAGCAATCCTTGTCCTCGCCCTTGCAACTATTGCGGTTGCCTATGTGTCGGAAAATCTTGTCCATACGTTCGAGGCGGTTGCCCATTCATTCGGCTGGACCGAACTGTTCATCGGGGTCATTATTGTTGCCATTGTCGGTAATGCGGCCGAGCACGCATCGGCAATTATCTTTGCCTATAAAAATAAAATGGACATAGCAGTTGAAATTGCTATTGGCTCAACCTTGCAGATTGCGATGTTTGTCGCTCCTGTACTTGTCCTTATTTCCCTGTTGTTTGCTGAAGCAATGCCGCTCGTCTTCACACTGCCGGAGCTGGTTGCGATGGTTTCCTCCGTCCTGCTGATGGTCATCATCTCCAATGACGGCGAATCAAACTGGTTTGAAGGTTTAACATTGCTTGCTGCTTATGTCATTATGGGTATAGGATTTTTCCTCCTATAG